The Solanum lycopersicum chromosome 6, SLM_r2.1 genome has a window encoding:
- the LOC101254801 gene encoding RHOMBOID-like protein 1 — protein sequence MGRKTPSGNSSSESDLEIKVQPRNISLEERDQRLHSYPPQIPPPNYQPYKRWAPWLVPIIIIVNIVLFIFVMYVNDCPHNGNNCFGIDFFGRYAFQDVHENPLLGPSTTTLQKLGALDVNKVVDGKQIWRLFSCMWLHAGVFHVAANMLSLLFVGIRLEQEFGFLRIGPLYVLAGVGGSLLSALFVRKKISVGASGALFGLLGAMLSELITNWTLYENKLATLLTLLLIIALNLAVGILPHVDNFAHVGGFVTGFLLGCVLLLRPQFGWVNLNKAPPGYFVAAKKSKYKIYQYILLMFSLAFLLTGFILGLALLTNGWDGNAHCSWCHYLSCVPTPLWSCTEARCATIQLGNQLNMTCTSNHKNGTYMLTNPNNTFEIQMLCSKLCT from the exons ATGGGAAGGAAGACTCCGTCGGGAAATTCTTCGTCGGAGTCAGACCTCGAGATAAAAGTACAACCTCGTAATATTAGCCTCGAGGAACGTGACCAGCGTCTACATTCTTATCCTCCTCAGATCCCACCACCAAATTATCAACCTTATAAAAGATGGGCCCCATGGCTAGTCCCTATAATTATTATAGTCAATAttgtactttttatttttgttatgtaCGTTAACGATTGTCCTCATAATGGTAACAATTGTTTTGGTATCGACTTCTTTGGTCGTTATGCATTTCAAGATGTTCATGAGAACCCATTACTTGGTCCCTCTACAACAAC GTTACAAAAATTGGGTGCTCTTGATGTGAATAAAGTAGTTGATGGAAAACAAATATGGAGGCTATTTTCTTGCATGTGGTTACATGCTGGTGTATTTCATGTTGCTGCCAATATGTTGAGCTTATTATTTGTGGGCATTCGACTTGAGCAAGAGTTTGGATTTT TGAGAATTGGTCCACTTTATGTTTTGGCTGGGGTTGGAGGGAGTTTATTATCAGCTCTATTTGTGAGGAAAAAAATTTCAGTTGGTGCTTCTGGTGCATTGTTTGGTTTACTTGGAGCTATGCTTTCTGAACTCATCACAAATTGGACATTATATGAAAACAAG TTGGCAACACTACTTACATTGCTtctcataattgcattaaatcTAGCTGTTGGAATTCTTCCTCATGTGGACAATTTTGCACATGTTGGTGGATTTGTAACTGGATTTCTTCTTGGTTGTGTCCTTTTGCTTCGTCCACAATTTGGTTGGGTTAATCTAAACAAAGCACCTCCTGGCTATTTTGTGGCTGCAAAAAAATCCAAGTACAAGATTTATCAATACATACTATTGATGTTCTCACTAGCATTTCTCTTAACTGG GTTTATCCTTGGGTTAGCTCTATTGACAAATGGATGGGATGGTAATGCACATTGCTCAtggtgtcattacttaagttgTGTCCCAACCCCTCTATGGAGTTGTACTGAAGCACGTTGTGCG ACCATCCAACTTGGGAATCAATTGAACATGACTTGCACatcaaatcataaaaatggGACTTATATGTTGACAAATCCCAATAAtacatttgaaattcaaatgtTATGCTCCAAACTATGCACATGA
- the LOC101255102 gene encoding telomere repeat-binding protein 5-like isoform X2, producing MELHKRLDYGFIGYQVPHIPRATRSARGRGNIRKKSDSNDMCAFDLLTTVAGKLLLEGESTSNSSGKDQSAVVKDTIETVKEDEDTPLKENPCNERCQEGGFFISQIVSEAPVVNHCLSKSTDTLSGPASVITSSDCSEKLGSAEQFINGERKTENRNCLEHELSGCRDFSSCTLGAESKKQVKLNLSNDATITTNKRTAICSSEFPDPWDRKHSMLVASDNTVKLSLSTDPDPFGSFPVIRDDVQLANKDDDEKSWGCTQPSTRNKAFRPAPRVGDWRMRKLQASKYWEVNPQSDDEGHVNVDNKTRHVYQKRENVYMSERSQRDFPFKKRKLYYCNSFSNSDGGSSDGICSSPTKDLNRDASGYSLASSGARAAAGTSIPKGASASFRSNDSHVKLKIKSFRVPELFVEIPENATVGSLKRTVMEAVTAILGGGLRIGVVFQGKKVRDDSKTLSQAGISHDDKLDGLGFTLEPSPSRASPPLGPEGCSRVLPCETPQPLTRCSPGSTIIHNGMQRGTYNAFPDHSGTTLSNFIESDHDSAPSPPDASLEKNAADSRALVPVAAMDAEALAVVPMRKPKRCETVQRRIRRPFSVFEVEALVQAVEKLGTGRWRDVKMRAFDNAKHRTYVDLKDKWKTLVHTARISPQQRRGEPVPQELLDRVLIAHAYWSQQQARQQMKHQSETRLLL from the exons ATGGAGTTGCATAAGAGGTTAGATTATGGATTCATTGGCTATCAGGTGCCTCATATTCCCCGAGCTACGAGATCAGCTAGG GGAAGGGGAAATATTAGGAAGAAATCTGATAGCAATGATATGTGTGCTTTTGACTTGTTGACTACTGTAGCCGGGAAGTTACTCCTGGAAGGAGAAAGCACTTCAAATTCTAGTGGGAAAGATCAGTCTGCAGTTGTGAAAGATACTATTGAGACGGTTAAGGAGGATGAAGATACACCATTAAAAGAAAATCCTTGTAATGAACGTTGCCAGGAGGGGGGGTTCTTCATTTCTCAGATTGTTTCAGAAGCTCCTGTGGTAAATCATTGTTTAAGCAAATCGACTGATACGTTATCTGGACCAGCATCTGTAATTACAAGTTCTGACTGCTCGGAGAAGTTGGGTTCTGCAGAACAATTCATAAATGGTGAACGCAAAACTGAAAACAGGAATTGTTTAGAACATGAGTTATCTGGTTGTAGAGATTTTTCTAGCTGTACATTAGGCGCTGAAAGTAAAAAACAAGTGAAACTCAACCTGTCAAATGATGCAACGATTACAACGAATAAGAGGACTGCAATTTGCAGTTCAGAGTTTCCTGATCCTTGGGATAGGAAGCACTCAATGCTTGTTGCTTCGGACAATACTGTAAAGTTATCTCTTTCTACGGACCCTGATCCTTTCGGGTCTTTTCCGGTGATCCGGGATGATGTACAGTTAGCTAACAAAgatgatgacgaaaaatcttgGGGGTGCACTCAACCTAGCACTAGAAATAAGGCCTTCAGGCCAGCACCGCGAGTAGGAGATTGGAGGATGCGGAAGTTACAGGCATCCAAATACTGGGAAGTAAATCCACAATCTGATGATGAGGGACATGTCAATGTTG ATAATAAAACAAGGCATGTCTACCAGAAAAGGGAAAATGTCTACATGAGCGAAAGGTCTCAGAGAGATTTTCCTTTCAAGAAAAGAAAGCTCTATTATTGTAACTCGTTCTCCAATTCCGATGGAGGGAGTAGTGATGGAATATGTAGTTCTCCAACAAAAGACTTAAATAGAGATGCATCTGGTTATAGTCTAGCATCTTCAGGAG CCCGTGCAGCAGCTGGGACGTCAATCCCGAAAGGAGCTAGTGCATCCTTCAGGTCTAATGACTCCCATG TGAAGCTCAAGATCAAGTCTTTCAGAGTTCCTGAACTTTTTGTTGAGATTCCGGAAAATGCAACTGTTGGTTCTTTAAAG AGGACCGTAATGGAGGCAGTGACGGCAATACTTGGTGGTGGGCTGCGAATTGGTGTAGTTTTTCAGGGTAAGAAGGTTAGAGATGACAGCAAGACCTTATCTCAGGCTGGAATTTCACATGATGACAAACTTGATGGTCTTGGTTTTACCCTGGAGCCTAGCCCCTCTCGAGCTTCCCCACCTCTAGGTCCAGAAGGTTGTTCTCGTGTACTTCCTTGTGAGACACCTCAACCACTAACAAG GTGCTCACCTGGTTCTACTATTATTCACAATGGCATGCAACGGGGGACGTATAATGCCTTCCCGGATCATTCAGGAACAACTTTGAGTAACTTCATTGAAAGCGATCACGATTCAGCTCCATCCCCTCCTGATGCCTCTCTGGAGAAAAATGCTGCAGATTCAAGAGCATTGGTTCCAGTTGCTGCAATGGATGCAGAAGCCTTGGCTGTAGTTCCAATGCGAAAGCCCAAGCGATGTGAAACCGTGCAACGTCGAATCCGTAGACCTTTTTCTGTTTTCGAAGTGGAAGCACTTGTTCAAGCTGTTGAGAAGCTTGGAACTGGAAG GTGGCGTGATGTCAAAATGCGAGCTTTTGATAACGCCAAACACAGAACTTATGTCGATTTAAAG GACAAATGGAAAACACTGGTGCACACAGCGCGAATATCTCCTCAACAAAGGAGAGGTGAGCCTGTGCCTCAGGAACTCCTCGACCGAGTCCTCATTGCTCATGCTTACTGGTCCCAACAACAAGCTAGACAACAGATGAAACATCAATCCGAGACGCGTCTTTTGCTTTAA
- the LOC101255102 gene encoding telomere repeat-binding protein 5-like isoform X1, with product MELHKRLDYGFIGYQVPHIPRATRSARGRGNIRKKSDSNDMCAFDLLTTVAGKLLLEGESTSNSSGKDQSAVVKDTIETVKEDEDTPLKENPCNERCQEGGFFISQIVSEAPVVNHCLSKSTDTLSGPASVITSSDCSEKLGSAEQFINGERKTENRNCLEHELSGCRDFSSCTLGAESKKQVKLNLSNDATITTNKRTAICSSEFPDPWDRKHSMLVASDNTVKLSLSTDPDPFGSFPVIRDDVQLANKDDDEKSWGCTQPSTRNKAFRPAPRVGDWRMRKLQASKYWEVNPQSDDEGHVNVDNKTRHVYQKRENVYMSERSQRDFPFKKRKLYYCNSFSNSDGGSSDGICSSPTKDLNRDASGYSLASSGARAAAGTSIPKGASASFRSNDSHVKLKIKSFRVPELFVEIPENATVGSLKRTVMEAVTAILGGGLRIGVVFQGKKVRDDSKTLSQAGISHDDKLDGLGFTLEPSPSRASPPLGPEGCSRVLPCETPQPLTSRCSPGSTIIHNGMQRGTYNAFPDHSGTTLSNFIESDHDSAPSPPDASLEKNAADSRALVPVAAMDAEALAVVPMRKPKRCETVQRRIRRPFSVFEVEALVQAVEKLGTGRWRDVKMRAFDNAKHRTYVDLKDKWKTLVHTARISPQQRRGEPVPQELLDRVLIAHAYWSQQQARQQMKHQSETRLLL from the exons ATGGAGTTGCATAAGAGGTTAGATTATGGATTCATTGGCTATCAGGTGCCTCATATTCCCCGAGCTACGAGATCAGCTAGG GGAAGGGGAAATATTAGGAAGAAATCTGATAGCAATGATATGTGTGCTTTTGACTTGTTGACTACTGTAGCCGGGAAGTTACTCCTGGAAGGAGAAAGCACTTCAAATTCTAGTGGGAAAGATCAGTCTGCAGTTGTGAAAGATACTATTGAGACGGTTAAGGAGGATGAAGATACACCATTAAAAGAAAATCCTTGTAATGAACGTTGCCAGGAGGGGGGGTTCTTCATTTCTCAGATTGTTTCAGAAGCTCCTGTGGTAAATCATTGTTTAAGCAAATCGACTGATACGTTATCTGGACCAGCATCTGTAATTACAAGTTCTGACTGCTCGGAGAAGTTGGGTTCTGCAGAACAATTCATAAATGGTGAACGCAAAACTGAAAACAGGAATTGTTTAGAACATGAGTTATCTGGTTGTAGAGATTTTTCTAGCTGTACATTAGGCGCTGAAAGTAAAAAACAAGTGAAACTCAACCTGTCAAATGATGCAACGATTACAACGAATAAGAGGACTGCAATTTGCAGTTCAGAGTTTCCTGATCCTTGGGATAGGAAGCACTCAATGCTTGTTGCTTCGGACAATACTGTAAAGTTATCTCTTTCTACGGACCCTGATCCTTTCGGGTCTTTTCCGGTGATCCGGGATGATGTACAGTTAGCTAACAAAgatgatgacgaaaaatcttgGGGGTGCACTCAACCTAGCACTAGAAATAAGGCCTTCAGGCCAGCACCGCGAGTAGGAGATTGGAGGATGCGGAAGTTACAGGCATCCAAATACTGGGAAGTAAATCCACAATCTGATGATGAGGGACATGTCAATGTTG ATAATAAAACAAGGCATGTCTACCAGAAAAGGGAAAATGTCTACATGAGCGAAAGGTCTCAGAGAGATTTTCCTTTCAAGAAAAGAAAGCTCTATTATTGTAACTCGTTCTCCAATTCCGATGGAGGGAGTAGTGATGGAATATGTAGTTCTCCAACAAAAGACTTAAATAGAGATGCATCTGGTTATAGTCTAGCATCTTCAGGAG CCCGTGCAGCAGCTGGGACGTCAATCCCGAAAGGAGCTAGTGCATCCTTCAGGTCTAATGACTCCCATG TGAAGCTCAAGATCAAGTCTTTCAGAGTTCCTGAACTTTTTGTTGAGATTCCGGAAAATGCAACTGTTGGTTCTTTAAAG AGGACCGTAATGGAGGCAGTGACGGCAATACTTGGTGGTGGGCTGCGAATTGGTGTAGTTTTTCAGGGTAAGAAGGTTAGAGATGACAGCAAGACCTTATCTCAGGCTGGAATTTCACATGATGACAAACTTGATGGTCTTGGTTTTACCCTGGAGCCTAGCCCCTCTCGAGCTTCCCCACCTCTAGGTCCAGAAGGTTGTTCTCGTGTACTTCCTTGTGAGACACCTCAACCACTAACAAG CAGGTGCTCACCTGGTTCTACTATTATTCACAATGGCATGCAACGGGGGACGTATAATGCCTTCCCGGATCATTCAGGAACAACTTTGAGTAACTTCATTGAAAGCGATCACGATTCAGCTCCATCCCCTCCTGATGCCTCTCTGGAGAAAAATGCTGCAGATTCAAGAGCATTGGTTCCAGTTGCTGCAATGGATGCAGAAGCCTTGGCTGTAGTTCCAATGCGAAAGCCCAAGCGATGTGAAACCGTGCAACGTCGAATCCGTAGACCTTTTTCTGTTTTCGAAGTGGAAGCACTTGTTCAAGCTGTTGAGAAGCTTGGAACTGGAAG GTGGCGTGATGTCAAAATGCGAGCTTTTGATAACGCCAAACACAGAACTTATGTCGATTTAAAG GACAAATGGAAAACACTGGTGCACACAGCGCGAATATCTCCTCAACAAAGGAGAGGTGAGCCTGTGCCTCAGGAACTCCTCGACCGAGTCCTCATTGCTCATGCTTACTGGTCCCAACAACAAGCTAGACAACAGATGAAACATCAATCCGAGACGCGTCTTTTGCTTTAA
- the LOC101255403 gene encoding uncharacterized protein — protein sequence MAKRELSGTLRNLKFMQRASLREEKPKKEEEVIPDGNFSSSSAPKRCVIIMEGDPHPGAIKGRMSFQGFNPSIDKLSEEASKPRSEGSASPACSSETSEWITKRENGTSQYGLENSDVDDTYDDPNEDIKWKQDNTSSERQYSNKSHKRVLDDPASSPSSSQRSKMPQRLDWSVLKPPKSQKRRR from the exons ATGGCCAAACGTGAACTATCCGGTACCTTGAGGAACTTgaag TTTATGCAAAGGGCTTCTCTCAGAGAGGAAAAGCccaagaaggaagaagaagtgATACCTGATGGAAACTTCTCCTCCTCTAGTGCTCCCAAAAGATG TGTTATCATTATGGAAGGGGATCCCCATCCTGGGGCTATAAAAGGTCGGATGTCTTTTCAAGGTTTTAATCCTTCTATTGAT AAATTGAGTGAAGAAGCTTCAAAACCACGCTCCGAAGGTTCTGCTTCCCCTGCTTGTTCTTCGGAGACGAGTGAATGGATTACTAAAAG AGAAAATGGTACATCACAATATGGATTGGAGAACTCTGATGTGGACGACACTTATGACGACCCTAACGAAGATATCAAATGGAAACAAGACAATACATCCTCTGAGAGGCAGTATTCAAACAAATCACATAAGAGAGTCCTGGACGATCCAGCCTCGTCACCTAGTAGTAGCCAGAGATCCAAAATGCCACAGAGACTTGACTGGAGTGTTCTCAAACCTCCAAAGTCGCAAAAGAGAAGACGGTAA